The following coding sequences are from one Cygnus atratus isolate AKBS03 ecotype Queensland, Australia chromosome 15, CAtr_DNAZoo_HiC_assembly, whole genome shotgun sequence window:
- the NUDT1 gene encoding oxidized purine nucleoside triphosphate hydrolase, with protein MCTPNLFTLVLVVQPSRILLGMKKRGFGAGLWNGFGGKVQPGESIEEAAHRELQEESGLTVDTLQKMGQITFEFVGNPDLMEVHIFRADHFNGEPTESDEMRPQWFQLDEVPFSQMWPDDSYWFPLLLQKKKFHGYFKFQGQDTILEHTLKEVEEV; from the exons ATGTGTACGCCCAACCTCTTCACCCTCGTCCTGGTGGTGCAACCATCTCGCATCCTCCTGGGCATGAAGAAACGTGGGTTTGGAGCCGGGCTCTGGAACGGTTTTGGGGGAAAGGTGCAGCCGGGTGAGAGCATCGAGGAGGCTGCTCACAG GGAGCTCCAGGAAGAGAGCGGACTGACTGTGGACACCTTGCAGAAGATGGGCCAGATCACATTTGAATTTGTAGGCAACCCTGACCTCATGGAAGTTCACATTTTCCGGGCAGATCATTTTAATGGAGAGCCAACAGAAAGTGATG AAATGCGGCCTCAGTGGTTTCAGCTGGATGAGGTGCCATTCAGTCAGATGTGGCCAGATGATAGCTATTGGTTTCCCctgctgcttcagaaaaagaagtttcatGGCTATTTTAAGTTCCAAGGACAAGACACTATCCTGGAGCACACCCTGAAAGAAGTGGAGGaagtttaa